A genomic window from Chlorobium phaeobacteroides DSM 266 includes:
- the brnA gene encoding type II toxin-antitoxin system BrnA family antitoxin produces the protein MKTKEFDKAFDQGKDVTVYLDLGKASRVKQQHKRVNVDFPVWMIDSLDKEATRLGVSRQSVIKVWLAERLQQQKG, from the coding sequence ATGAAGACGAAGGAATTTGATAAAGCGTTTGATCAAGGAAAGGATGTTACCGTTTACCTTGATTTGGGTAAGGCCAGCCGCGTAAAACAGCAGCATAAACGGGTGAATGTCGATTTTCCGGTCTGGATGATCGACTCGCTCGATAAAGAGGCAACAAGGCTTGGCGTTTCGCGACAGTCCGTGATAAAGGTCTGGCTTGCCGAACGGCTTCAGCAACAGAAGGGGTGA
- a CDS encoding type II toxin-antitoxin system antitoxin SocA domain-containing protein codes for MTLIKEARTMIFRKKEYPVCYHVYHCNDTQQQFTSTELDEINLVQVYNQYRDEHNLPFPEEIRSIREAYGLSAAKMAEVLGLGTNTYRNYEQGEVPSESNARLIQVAQDPEEFRKIVCLSCALKGNQLEKLNARIQHLIENRKKTTCIDIEEYLMGSKLPDEYSGYLKPSLEKLGEMVVFFAEKLKPWKTKLNKLLFYADFLHFKRSGFSISGTRYCAIPLGPVPDNFNSIFEWMEKKGALAIIEQEFPDGGTGERFFPAESRSFDERKFSAKELDTLNTVAFAFLKTGTKEIIAISHNENAWIENIHAGNGMISYLRYGFDLKAL; via the coding sequence ATGACGCTTATAAAAGAAGCGCGAACCATGATATTCCGAAAAAAGGAATACCCTGTTTGTTACCATGTTTACCACTGCAACGATACGCAACAGCAGTTCACATCCACTGAACTCGATGAAATCAACCTTGTTCAAGTCTACAACCAGTACCGCGACGAACACAACCTGCCGTTTCCCGAAGAAATCAGGTCTATACGTGAAGCCTACGGGCTTTCAGCTGCAAAAATGGCGGAAGTGCTCGGACTCGGAACAAACACCTACAGAAATTACGAGCAGGGAGAGGTCCCAAGCGAATCGAACGCCCGATTGATACAGGTTGCCCAGGATCCTGAGGAGTTCCGGAAAATCGTATGCCTGAGCTGCGCATTGAAGGGAAATCAACTTGAAAAACTGAACGCCAGAATTCAGCATCTGATAGAAAACCGAAAAAAAACAACCTGTATAGACATCGAAGAATACCTTATGGGCTCCAAATTGCCCGATGAATACTCGGGATACCTGAAACCGAGTCTTGAAAAGCTCGGCGAAATGGTTGTCTTTTTTGCAGAAAAGCTCAAGCCCTGGAAGACCAAACTGAACAAGCTGTTGTTCTATGCCGACTTTCTGCACTTTAAACGATCGGGGTTTTCGATCAGTGGCACCCGTTACTGCGCTATCCCGTTGGGACCGGTTCCGGATAATTTCAACAGTATTTTCGAGTGGATGGAAAAAAAGGGAGCCCTCGCCATTATCGAGCAGGAATTCCCTGATGGCGGAACAGGAGAACGGTTTTTTCCGGCCGAAAGCCGTTCTTTCGACGAGAGAAAGTTTTCAGCCAAAGAGCTCGATACGCTGAACACCGTTGCCTTTGCATTTCTGAAGACAGGTACGAAAGAAATTATCGCCATCAGCCACAATGAAAACGCATGGATAGAAAATATCCATGCCGGTAATGGAATGATCAGCTATCTCAGGTACGGATTCGATCTGAAAGCACTCTGA
- a CDS encoding site-specific DNA-methyltransferase, protein MNLLPDSSVHLIITSPPYWQLKDYGTENQIGFHDSYESYINNLNLVWSECERVLHPGCRLCINIGDQFARSVYYGRYKVIPIRTEIIRFCETIGFDYMGAVIWQKVTTTNTTGGASIMGSFPYPRNGILKLDYEFILLFKKQGDAPKPSKELKERSAMTTEEWNTCFSGHWNFAGAKQDGHIAVFPEDLPHRLIRMFAFVGETVLDPFMGSGTTSLAAKNLDRNSVGYEINPEFIGIAREKLNSNQTDFAGTEYVFQHDTLKGDISEMIERLPYRFQDPHKLDKKIDPRKLTFGSRVEKGGGAKQEETFIVREILSPEMVRLSNGLTVRLIGVKEDPFTREKAVGYLVDKIKGKRIFMKYDSMKYDGRNNLLCYLYLENRTFVNAHLIRSGLVGIDGSYEYRYKQKFLAFSDENSTLVQTGRWSGIAAK, encoded by the coding sequence ATGAATCTGCTGCCGGACAGTTCGGTGCATCTTATCATTACCTCTCCCCCCTATTGGCAGCTCAAGGACTACGGGACGGAGAACCAGATCGGATTTCACGACAGCTATGAGAGCTACATCAACAATCTGAACCTTGTCTGGAGCGAGTGCGAGCGGGTGCTGCATCCCGGCTGCAGGCTCTGCATCAACATCGGCGACCAGTTCGCCCGTTCGGTGTATTACGGACGGTACAAGGTTATCCCGATCCGGACGGAGATCATCAGGTTCTGCGAGACTATCGGTTTCGACTATATGGGCGCGGTGATCTGGCAGAAGGTGACGACAACCAACACCACCGGAGGCGCTTCCATTATGGGAAGCTTTCCGTATCCGCGCAACGGCATTCTCAAGCTCGATTATGAGTTCATTCTTCTGTTCAAAAAACAGGGAGATGCCCCGAAGCCGTCAAAAGAGCTGAAAGAGCGCTCAGCCATGACCACCGAAGAGTGGAACACCTGTTTCTCCGGACACTGGAACTTTGCCGGAGCAAAACAGGATGGCCATATCGCCGTGTTTCCGGAAGATCTGCCGCATCGCCTGATCAGGATGTTCGCTTTCGTCGGCGAAACGGTGCTCGATCCGTTCATGGGCAGCGGGACGACCAGTCTTGCGGCAAAAAACCTCGACAGGAACTCGGTCGGCTACGAAATCAATCCCGAGTTTATCGGGATAGCAAGAGAGAAACTCAATTCCAACCAGACGGACTTTGCCGGAACGGAGTATGTTTTTCAGCACGATACCCTGAAGGGGGATATTTCCGAAATGATCGAGCGTCTTCCTTATCGTTTTCAAGACCCCCACAAACTCGACAAGAAAATCGACCCGCGAAAGCTGACGTTCGGTTCAAGAGTAGAAAAGGGTGGCGGGGCAAAACAGGAAGAGACGTTTATCGTCAGGGAGATTCTAAGCCCCGAGATGGTCAGATTGTCCAACGGCCTGACGGTGAGGCTGATCGGAGTGAAGGAAGACCCTTTCACGCGGGAAAAAGCTGTCGGGTATCTCGTTGACAAGATCAAGGGAAAACGGATTTTCATGAAGTACGACAGCATGAAATACGATGGGCGGAACAATCTGCTCTGTTACCTCTATCTGGAAAACAGGACATTTGTCAACGCGCATCTGATCAGGAGTGGTTTAGTAGGGATTGACGGCAGCTACGAGTACAGGTACAAACAGAAATTCCTGGCTTTTTCTGATGAGAACAGCACACTTGTTCAAACAGGTCGGTGGTCTGGAATTGCTGCAAAGTGA
- the istA gene encoding IS21 family transposase encodes MYNKVKEFAREGLSIRQISRKTGMDRVTVRKFLRMTDEEFSAFLALQKRRLRKLQPYEQFVKDRVTDYPDCSATQVEDWLKEHHPVFPEVTTRTIYSFVQWIRKAYDLPKPKGTPRAYHPVEQLPYGEQAQVDFGEYWMASADACKVKVHFMIMLLSRSRRKFVSFSQQPITTRFVLEAHEQAFSFFEGIPHTLVYDQDSTIVTDENRGAILYTEAFRKYLLHRSLKIHLCRKSDPESKGKIEAGVKYVKYNFLPGRRFVNLEVLNQEALLWLERTANAKEHATTRLIPDAEWQVEKQHLRPFEPLPYPISGTVGKEYHVRKDNTISYRGNFYSLPVGTYAGPGTLVVLEVRQNTLCLYAQEGRLLANHPIESGKGTVVINNNHRRDTSSKLRELQDSLMLLFTNQEHAERFLESIHNRYPRYSRDQFLHVRNAISGCQQKLIDDALAHCVDHHLFSSGEFHDILHHYRKQEEKQSHQAVFNTFRPKTLRSDMDRMLSFVPDSSGITTYENIFS; translated from the coding sequence ATGTACAACAAAGTTAAGGAATTTGCCCGAGAAGGATTAAGCATCCGCCAAATCAGTCGAAAGACGGGCATGGACAGAGTGACGGTGCGCAAGTTCCTCCGCATGACCGATGAGGAATTCAGTGCGTTTCTTGCTCTGCAGAAGCGGCGCCTCCGAAAATTGCAGCCTTATGAACAGTTCGTCAAGGATAGGGTTACCGACTATCCTGACTGCAGTGCAACTCAAGTTGAAGACTGGCTGAAGGAGCATCACCCTGTTTTTCCGGAGGTAACGACTCGAACGATCTACTCTTTTGTCCAGTGGATCCGAAAAGCCTATGATCTTCCAAAACCGAAAGGAACCCCTCGTGCCTATCATCCGGTCGAGCAACTTCCTTACGGAGAGCAGGCGCAGGTTGATTTCGGTGAGTACTGGATGGCGAGTGCTGATGCCTGCAAAGTGAAGGTGCACTTCATGATCATGCTGCTCTCCCGAAGCCGCAGGAAGTTTGTCAGCTTCAGCCAGCAACCGATTACGACCCGTTTTGTGCTTGAGGCTCATGAACAGGCATTTTCTTTTTTTGAGGGCATACCGCACACACTGGTCTATGATCAGGATTCCACCATTGTTACCGATGAGAACCGGGGTGCTATCCTCTATACTGAGGCATTCAGGAAATACCTGTTGCACCGCAGTCTGAAGATCCATCTCTGTCGGAAAAGCGATCCGGAAAGCAAAGGAAAAATCGAGGCCGGCGTCAAATATGTGAAGTACAACTTCCTGCCGGGGCGACGCTTCGTCAATCTTGAAGTCCTGAACCAGGAAGCGTTGCTCTGGCTTGAACGAACAGCCAATGCCAAGGAACATGCCACAACGCGGCTGATACCTGATGCTGAATGGCAGGTGGAGAAACAGCATCTTCGTCCTTTTGAACCCTTACCCTATCCGATTTCCGGTACTGTCGGTAAAGAGTATCACGTTCGCAAAGACAACACGATCTCGTATCGAGGGAATTTCTATAGCCTGCCGGTCGGCACCTATGCAGGGCCGGGGACACTGGTTGTGCTGGAAGTCAGGCAGAACACCCTTTGTCTCTATGCTCAAGAGGGCAGGTTGCTGGCCAATCACCCGATTGAGAGCGGCAAAGGCACCGTGGTGATCAACAACAACCATCGCCGTGATACCTCCTCCAAACTGCGAGAGTTGCAGGATTCGCTCATGCTGCTTTTCACCAATCAGGAACACGCGGAACGGTTTCTTGAAAGCATCCACAACCGTTATCCCCGATACAGTCGAGACCAGTTCCTGCATGTACGCAATGCCATCAGCGGATGCCAGCAGAAGCTGATTGATGATGCCCTCGCACACTGTGTCGATCATCATCTCTTTTCGTCCGGTGAGTTCCATGATATCCTGCACCATTACCGGAAGCAGGAGGAAAAACAGAGTCATCAGGCGGTGTTCAACACCTTCCGCCCGAAAACACTCCGAAGTGATATGGACAGGATGCTCTCGTTCGTGCCGGACAGCAGTGGCATAACCACCTATGAAAACATTTTCAGTTAA
- the istB gene encoding IS21-like element helper ATPase IstB: MERTITTIQEHARELNLTGLAGTVDLLLEEARKSEPSYSDFALTLLESELSCRRKAHLERRRKIANLPLLHDLDHYDSGVQNGISQVQLQQLRQLLWLDQNFNLILIGPSGTGKSYLAGGLCHEALKLGYHALFRTMDDLIQTIRFKEITAAAAREYKRLLSAHLLVIDDIMMFPLEKSVAVGLFQLVNQLHEQTSFIITTNKSPKEWAEMLGDEVLATALLDRLLYKCEVIKLTGKSYRLEHRTTIFEQQQSPEGGGNRRKKQLPLQKGVGNHCKMT, translated from the coding sequence ATGGAAAGAACCATTACCACCATACAGGAACACGCCCGAGAACTTAATCTCACCGGGCTGGCAGGAACCGTCGATCTCCTGCTCGAAGAAGCGCGCAAAAGCGAACCATCCTACAGTGATTTTGCGCTGACCCTGCTTGAAAGTGAACTCTCCTGCCGACGGAAAGCTCATCTTGAACGGCGCCGGAAAATAGCAAACCTTCCGTTGCTCCATGATCTTGATCATTATGACTCGGGAGTGCAAAACGGGATCAGCCAAGTCCAGCTCCAGCAGTTACGGCAACTGCTCTGGCTCGACCAGAACTTCAACCTGATCCTTATCGGGCCAAGCGGAACCGGCAAGAGCTATCTTGCTGGCGGGCTCTGCCATGAAGCGCTGAAACTCGGTTATCACGCACTGTTCCGCACCATGGATGACCTCATCCAGACTATCAGGTTCAAAGAGATTACAGCGGCGGCAGCAAGAGAGTACAAACGATTGTTGAGTGCGCATCTGCTGGTTATCGACGACATCATGATGTTCCCGCTGGAAAAAAGTGTTGCCGTCGGGCTGTTCCAGCTTGTCAACCAACTGCATGAACAGACATCATTCATCATTACCACCAATAAAAGCCCGAAAGAGTGGGCAGAGATGCTTGGCGACGAGGTTCTTGCGACGGCTCTGCTTGATCGGCTGCTCTACAAGTGCGAAGTCATTAAACTGACCGGCAAGAGCTACCGGCTCGAACACCGGACAACCATCTTCGAACAACAACAATCGCCGGAAGGAGGGGGCAATCGTAGAAAAAAGCAACTACCACTTCAAAAAGGAGTAGGAAATCATTGCAAAATGACGTAA
- a CDS encoding response regulator receiver domain, whose amino-acid sequence MSEITSSFNDFILKSVSRYLQTVVLIDDKIYPPKAVRTPTDLQEPPSRHRKAASKSAEPVLEKKEVIDKLAEEIDQSEEVSFHDIQNSFAEKRIICSLYQPKQGASFNSSSDVYNLCSVADVVVVDWDIHGDSGKKATELVVTLIEQSMKEVPHQLRLVLIYTMDPNLGSVANSVYEAFSSQIDTALIDVLEDGNGLVFTSENARVVVLGKKINTAFLQYSDFFVPEKDLAERTINEFSHLASGLLQCIILQGIASLRENNRRILMRFHKGLDAAFLAHRALLMPDEAFGQIIPMLTDELRAVLEDNLGEHPLGDEIISKEIISDWCNKHWKPVTVSDLQIGSSVDPTAFAIDVFCNGSNIADYSKYRGSRISGMLEMKDGLNKWKEKKCDLLAEYLSSDEKGNFSHEMLSALMSQRIAYENSRKSLRLGVILRIKITEKPRYMLCLQPVCDSVRVNEKGTPFIFCLLDVPNNGSIFTHTVKDSSDSTIRLVYKAKVTNCYISLFSSNTGVVCASENGEGQFIFKDTEDKEYEWVAELKIEHAQRAAEEFGRILSRVGLNESEWLRLKTKQLNNQ is encoded by the coding sequence ATGAGTGAAATAACCTCTTCTTTCAACGATTTTATTCTGAAGTCCGTATCCAGATATTTACAAACCGTCGTCTTGATTGATGATAAGATATACCCTCCAAAAGCTGTAAGAACGCCGACAGATTTACAAGAACCACCTTCACGTCATAGAAAAGCGGCATCGAAGAGTGCCGAACCTGTTTTAGAGAAAAAAGAAGTTATTGACAAACTTGCAGAAGAAATTGATCAATCTGAAGAAGTTTCTTTTCATGATATTCAGAACAGTTTCGCTGAGAAGAGAATCATCTGCTCGTTATATCAACCTAAGCAGGGCGCATCTTTTAATAGTTCTTCGGATGTTTACAACTTATGCTCGGTAGCTGATGTCGTTGTTGTTGACTGGGATATTCATGGTGACTCTGGGAAAAAAGCAACAGAATTGGTTGTCACTTTGATCGAACAAAGCATGAAAGAGGTTCCTCATCAATTACGGCTTGTTCTAATTTATACTATGGATCCAAATCTTGGATCTGTTGCAAATAGTGTCTACGAAGCCTTTAGTAGTCAAATAGACACAGCATTAATTGATGTATTGGAAGATGGTAATGGATTGGTTTTTACTTCAGAAAACGCCCGTGTTGTTGTTTTAGGAAAAAAAATAAATACGGCATTTTTGCAATATTCCGATTTTTTTGTTCCAGAGAAGGATTTAGCAGAACGAACAATTAACGAATTCTCTCATCTCGCTTCAGGCTTACTACAATGCATAATTCTTCAAGGTATTGCAAGTCTTCGAGAGAATAATCGTCGTATTCTGATGAGATTTCATAAGGGTCTTGATGCAGCATTTCTGGCACACAGAGCGCTATTAATGCCTGATGAAGCCTTTGGACAAATCATCCCAATGTTAACAGATGAATTACGTGCGGTGCTAGAAGATAACTTGGGAGAGCATCCTCTTGGTGATGAAATAATATCAAAAGAAATTATTTCTGATTGGTGTAATAAACATTGGAAACCTGTTACAGTATCAGACTTACAAATCGGAAGTAGCGTCGACCCAACAGCTTTTGCAATAGATGTATTTTGTAATGGATCGAATATAGCTGATTACTCTAAATACCGTGGCAGTCGAATATCTGGCATGTTGGAGATGAAAGATGGACTTAATAAGTGGAAAGAAAAAAAATGTGATCTGCTTGCAGAATATCTTTCAAGTGATGAAAAAGGGAATTTTAGTCATGAAATGCTAAGTGCTTTGATGAGCCAAAGAATTGCATATGAGAATTCGCGTAAATCGTTACGTCTTGGGGTGATTTTAAGAATAAAAATTACAGAAAAGCCACGTTATATGCTCTGTCTGCAACCAGTATGTGATAGTGTTAGAGTTAACGAAAAAGGAACGCCATTTATTTTTTGCTTACTAGATGTTCCTAATAATGGGAGCATATTCACGCATACTGTTAAAGATTCTTCAGACAGTACTATTCGATTGGTTTACAAAGCCAAGGTAACTAATTGTTATATCTCATTATTTTCGAGCAATACAGGAGTTGTTTGTGCGTCTGAGAATGGTGAAGGACAATTCATTTTTAAGGATACGGAAGACAAAGAGTATGAATGGGTAGCTGAATTAAAGATAGAGCATGCCCAGCGTGCTGCAGAGGAATTCGGACGGATTTTATCGCGTGTTGGGTTAAATGAATCTGAATGGTTAAGGCTGAAGACCAAACAGCTAAACAATCAATAG
- a CDS encoding ATP-binding protein, whose translation MAKFRTKARAVDMLGRQQIADASTAISELFKNAHDAYADNVEVDLFKSDSLLVIRDDGIGMSPSEFEANWLVLGTDSKFSSAGKLHAYRPSNKPERAVMGEKGIGRLAIAFLGPQVLVLTRSEKLDHNDTLTMCYLHWGLFEQQALNLDDIDIPVKSISGGELPSLQDVSELLLENTRNVEQLQKRFPQCDLCSIIDDLSDFQVDPRDFEKSVQGLSLSDHKCGTHFYIATANEVIIADIVAEKYTLTKEFTKCLLGFCNSTFAETSPPPIQTKFRYWPTDNRYEDLIAPNEFFTTDDLALSDHFVSGEIDEYGQFNGIVRVYDQEYPDHVISWKEGGGKPTECGPFRVEFGYLQGAHRESMADPDDWSILDSKLKQIGGLYVYRDRIRILPYGNSNVDWLDIELRRNKGMGYYYFSYRRIYGAICTTRKENATLREKAGREGFQKDKAYRQLKSVLENLFIQLAADFFRKDATHGDYFQERKDELDRLERARRKREQQITTKRTKLSDTLDVFFSKVNERIPESEIATLSHHVQSRMQSASFMMDSDTASQELLDAEREANEKLALLRTTYTLIRPRGVGLTKQLTRDWDAYQREHNRLEIEVFEPFVKDVGKKLGSMAAQAKIYIDQRRRLQELIKNVADEQNANVKNESKVLQETSSQTRRAAVNTARSAMKELRDTIEAVNADLAHRDLNDLLPEQIEEIRSTYEKRIDSVASRNAETLGSVRELLAGIVESLENNMQNSQLDIVEAMDTELESLREQAETDEELVQLGLAVAVINHEFVAAIKMIRGQLRELRSWAMVNKDLLPVYQEIRTNFDHLDAHLNLFTPLQRRLYKKRVNIEGKEIIHYVRALFNVRFERHKIHLEATQAFLDSHVTSYPSTIYPVFVNLIDNFIFWLKDKQGDRLISLDCTDNSYHIKNNGPAINRRDAESIFEQGFSRKPGGRGLGLYISKKVLEKEGMTLALDKTLTMDSGVSFNLSWSDNNE comes from the coding sequence ATGGCTAAATTTCGAACGAAAGCAAGGGCTGTTGATATGCTCGGCAGACAGCAGATAGCAGATGCATCAACCGCTATCAGTGAGCTTTTCAAGAATGCTCATGACGCTTATGCAGACAATGTGGAAGTTGATTTGTTTAAATCAGACTCTTTATTAGTAATTCGCGATGACGGAATTGGAATGTCACCATCAGAGTTTGAGGCAAATTGGCTGGTTTTGGGAACCGATAGTAAATTTTCTTCTGCGGGAAAGCTACACGCTTACCGTCCCTCGAACAAGCCTGAACGGGCGGTTATGGGAGAAAAAGGTATCGGACGTCTTGCTATTGCATTTCTTGGGCCTCAGGTACTGGTTCTTACACGCTCAGAAAAATTAGATCATAATGATACCCTCACCATGTGCTATTTGCATTGGGGTTTATTCGAACAACAAGCTTTAAATCTTGATGATATAGATATTCCAGTCAAATCCATTTCTGGTGGTGAGTTGCCATCACTGCAAGATGTATCCGAATTATTGCTGGAAAACACCAGGAATGTTGAGCAACTTCAGAAACGATTCCCACAATGCGATTTATGCTCTATTATTGATGATCTTTCAGACTTTCAAGTTGATCCAAGAGATTTCGAGAAATCCGTTCAAGGGCTTTCTCTGTCAGATCACAAATGCGGAACTCACTTCTATATTGCAACAGCAAATGAGGTAATCATAGCTGATATCGTGGCAGAAAAATATACTCTTACAAAAGAATTCACTAAATGTCTCCTTGGTTTTTGTAATTCTACCTTTGCTGAAACTTCCCCTCCTCCAATCCAAACAAAATTCAGGTATTGGCCAACCGATAACAGGTATGAAGATCTTATTGCTCCCAATGAGTTTTTTACAACAGACGACCTGGCTTTATCAGATCATTTCGTAAGTGGTGAAATTGATGAGTACGGTCAGTTTAATGGTATTGTTCGCGTCTATGATCAAGAGTATCCTGATCATGTTATCTCTTGGAAAGAGGGAGGAGGAAAACCAACAGAATGTGGTCCATTTCGTGTAGAATTTGGCTATCTGCAAGGAGCGCATCGAGAGAGCATGGCTGACCCTGATGATTGGTCTATACTCGATAGCAAACTTAAGCAAATAGGCGGATTGTATGTTTACCGTGATCGTATCAGAATTCTTCCATATGGGAATTCCAATGTTGATTGGCTTGATATTGAACTAAGGCGCAACAAGGGAATGGGATATTATTATTTCTCTTATAGGAGAATTTACGGCGCTATTTGCACAACAAGGAAGGAAAACGCTACTCTACGGGAGAAAGCTGGTCGTGAAGGCTTTCAAAAAGATAAAGCATACAGACAACTCAAAAGTGTCTTGGAGAATTTATTCATACAATTGGCTGCTGATTTTTTTCGTAAAGACGCAACGCATGGTGATTATTTTCAGGAGCGTAAAGATGAATTGGACCGGTTGGAGCGTGCACGTAGAAAGCGGGAACAACAAATAACGACAAAACGTACCAAGCTTTCAGATACGCTCGATGTATTTTTTTCTAAAGTAAACGAAAGAATTCCGGAATCTGAAATTGCTACACTCAGTCACCATGTTCAAAGCAGGATGCAGAGTGCGTCTTTCATGATGGATTCTGATACAGCATCACAGGAACTACTCGATGCAGAACGTGAAGCGAATGAAAAGCTTGCTTTACTGAGAACGACTTATACCTTGATTCGGCCTCGTGGCGTCGGATTAACAAAACAATTAACAAGAGATTGGGATGCATATCAGCGGGAACATAACAGGCTTGAAATAGAAGTATTTGAGCCGTTCGTTAAGGATGTTGGGAAAAAACTTGGCTCGATGGCAGCACAAGCCAAAATTTACATTGATCAGCGTCGCCGTCTTCAGGAGCTTATAAAGAATGTTGCTGACGAGCAAAATGCGAATGTGAAAAATGAATCAAAAGTACTTCAAGAAACATCAAGTCAGACACGTCGAGCAGCTGTTAACACCGCTCGTTCAGCTATGAAAGAACTTCGCGATACTATTGAAGCCGTCAATGCTGATCTTGCCCATAGAGATCTAAACGACCTGTTACCTGAGCAAATTGAAGAAATTCGTTCAACTTATGAAAAAAGAATTGATTCAGTAGCATCACGAAATGCTGAAACTTTGGGAAGTGTTCGAGAGTTGCTTGCCGGTATTGTGGAAAGTCTTGAAAATAACATGCAAAATAGTCAACTCGACATAGTCGAAGCAATGGATACAGAGCTTGAGTCGCTTCGTGAACAAGCGGAAACAGATGAAGAATTGGTGCAATTAGGTCTTGCCGTCGCAGTTATCAATCATGAATTTGTAGCAGCGATAAAGATGATTAGAGGTCAATTGCGTGAACTCCGTTCTTGGGCTATGGTAAACAAAGATTTATTACCAGTCTACCAAGAGATTCGAACAAATTTTGATCATTTGGATGCACATCTCAATTTGTTTACACCACTACAGAGAAGACTTTACAAAAAACGAGTCAATATTGAAGGCAAAGAGATTATTCATTATGTTCGTGCATTATTCAATGTTCGCTTTGAGCGGCATAAAATTCATTTGGAAGCAACACAGGCATTTCTTGATAGCCATGTAACAAGCTATCCGTCAACAATTTATCCTGTTTTTGTAAACCTTATAGATAACTTTATTTTTTGGCTTAAAGATAAACAAGGTGATCGTTTGATCTCGTTAGACTGTACAGATAATTCATATCATATAAAGAATAATGGCCCAGCAATAAACCGACGAGATGCTGAATCAATTTTTGAGCAAGGATTTTCGCGAAAACCTGGAGGCCGTGGGTTGGGATTATATATATCGAAAAAGGTACTGGAAAAAGAAGGCATGACACTTGCTTTGGACAAAACATTAACTATGGATTCAGGTGTGAGCTTTAACTTATCGTGGAGTGACAATAATGAGTGA
- a CDS encoding DNA cytosine methyltransferase: MNQQSEPTCSKIRVYDFFSGCGGTSVGFGRAGIQHALAVDSCSDAISTYQKNFIGVPVITDPIETLNVDRIQNYFSHNPEVKLFCGCAPCQPFTKQKTNTKKDAASDDRRGLLIYFSDIVHACLPELVFVENVPGLQKFSLEDGGPLAMFISRLKQNDYFVDFDVIAAQDYGSPQVRRRFVLIASRLGKITLPAPTHGPNTKNSYVTVHDAIGNLPSVKHGTEHPDNQNYPNHRAAMLSALNLERIRHTGANGRRDWPERLLPKCYAQKKDGKRYEGHSDCYTRLAWGEPAPGLTTRCISYSNGRFGHPEQDRAITIREAAKLQGFPDDFIFTGSLNSMARQIGNAVPVSVAEVFGRHFLNHVKAMESTNG; encoded by the coding sequence ATGAATCAACAATCGGAGCCTACTTGCTCAAAAATTCGTGTTTATGACTTTTTCTCAGGTTGTGGGGGAACAAGTGTCGGTTTTGGGCGAGCAGGTATACAGCACGCATTGGCTGTTGATTCTTGTTCTGACGCCATAAGTACCTATCAAAAAAATTTTATTGGTGTTCCCGTCATAACTGATCCAATAGAAACACTTAATGTTGACCGAATACAAAATTATTTCAGTCATAACCCGGAAGTGAAGTTATTCTGTGGCTGTGCACCATGTCAGCCGTTTACCAAGCAGAAAACAAATACAAAAAAAGATGCGGCTTCGGATGATAGACGCGGATTACTTATATATTTCTCAGATATTGTTCATGCGTGTTTGCCTGAGCTTGTTTTTGTTGAGAACGTGCCTGGTTTGCAAAAATTTTCTCTTGAAGATGGCGGGCCCTTGGCTATGTTTATAAGCCGATTAAAGCAAAACGACTACTTTGTCGATTTTGATGTGATAGCAGCTCAGGACTATGGTTCACCTCAGGTTCGTAGACGGTTCGTGTTAATCGCAAGTAGGTTGGGAAAGATTACTTTACCTGCACCAACGCATGGCCCAAATACAAAGAATTCGTATGTAACTGTTCATGATGCCATTGGCAACTTACCGTCCGTCAAACATGGCACAGAACATCCAGACAATCAAAATTACCCTAATCACCGGGCCGCAATGCTGTCAGCATTAAATCTTGAGCGCATTAGACACACTGGCGCGAACGGACGGCGAGATTGGCCTGAAAGACTATTGCCAAAATGTTATGCACAAAAGAAAGACGGAAAACGCTATGAAGGGCATTCGGACTGTTATACTCGATTAGCATGGGGCGAACCCGCACCAGGGTTGACAACTCGTTGCATCAGTTATTCAAACGGTCGATTCGGACACCCAGAACAGGATCGTGCCATTACGATCAGGGAGGCAGCAAAGCTGCAAGGATTTCCTGATGATTTCATTTTTACTGGTTCACTTAACTCTATGGCTCGCCAGATTGGCAATGCAGTTCCTGTGTCTGTCGCGGAGGTATTCGGGAGACATTTTCTGAATCACGTTAAAGCCATGGAGAGTACAAATGGCTAA